The following nucleotide sequence is from Pseudonocardia sp. C8.
CCTCGGTCGGCGCGACCGCCACCGACCAGGCCGTCGCGCGGGTCCTGCGCCGCTCGGAGGTGCCGGTGCTGCTGGCCGCCACCAAGGTCGACGACGACCGGCTCACCGCCGACACCGCCGAGCTGTGGCGGCTCGGGCTGGGCGAGCCGCACCCGGTGTCCGGCCTGCACGGCCGCGGCTCGGGCGACCTGCTGGACGCCGTGCTCGAGGTCCTGCCCGATACCCCGCGCGACGACTTCGGCGCCGCCGGCTCCGGCCCCCGTCGGGTCGCGCTGGTCGGCAAGCCGAACGTCGGCAAGTCCAGCCTGCTCAACAAGCTGGCGGGCGAGCAGCGGTCGGTGGTGCACGACGTCGCGGGCACCACCGTCGACCCGGTGGACTCCCTGGTCGAGCTGGACGGCGAGGTGTTCCGGTTCGTCGACACCGCCGGTCTGCGCAAGCGGGTCAAGATGGCGTCGGGGATGGAGTACTACGCGTCCCTGCGGACCAGCTCGGCGATCGAGGCCGCCGAGGTCGCGCTGGTGCTCATCGACGCGTCCGAGCCGATCGCCGAGCAGGACCAGCGGGTGCTGACGATGGTCGTCGAGTCCGGCCGGGCGCTGGTGATCCTGTTCAACAAGTGGGACCTGGTCGACGACGAGCGCCGCCACCAGCTCACCCGGGAGCTGGAACGCGACCTCATCAGCGTCCGCTGGGCGGAGCGGGTGAACGTGTCGGCGCTGACCGGGCGGGCCACCCAGCGGGTCGCGCCCGCGCTGCGCCGGGCCCTCGCGTCCTGGGACACCCGGATCCCGACCGGCCGGCTCAATCAGTGGTTGAAGGACCTGGTCGCGGCCACCCCGCCCCCGGTCCGCGGCGGCAAGCAGCCGAAGATCATGTTCGCGACGCAGGCGGCGACCCGCCCGCCGACGTTCGTGCTGTTCACCTCCGGGTTCCTGGAGGCGGGCTACCGCCGCTTCGTCGAGCGGAAGCTGCGCGAGGAGTTCGGGTTCGGCGGTTCCCCGGTACGGGTGTCGGTGCGGGTCCGCGAGAAGCGCCCGCGCAAGAAGTGAGCCGGCCCTTCTCAGGAACGTAACCGCGCGGATCCCCGGACCGAGACCGCCACCGTGACGGCGTTCGAGCGCTGGTGGATCTGGCACGCCCGCACGGCGTGCCAGATCGCGCTGGCCCGCTGCGGCGGCACCGCGCTCGTCGACGACGCGTGCACCGAGGCGTCCTGGTACGCCGACCTGCTCCACCCGTGGGACGGCCGCGGCTGCGAGCCCGACGCCCGGGTGTACGCCTGGCTGAGCATCCTGGTGGCCCGGCGGGACCTCGCCGAGCGGGCCCGCGCCGCGCGGCTGCCGGCGGGGACCGGCCTGGATCGATGATCTCCCCCTCACTAGCCTGATGCGGGTGACCGACACCGCGGCGCGTGCCTTCCACGGCCGCGCCGCCGAGCTGGAGCTGCTGCAGTCCGCCCTGCGCGGCGCGGCGGAGGCCGGTGCGTCGGCCGTGCTGCTCGGCGGGGACGCCGGGGTCGGCAAGACCCGGCTGGTCGCCGAGTTCGGGCGGGCAGCGGCCGGCGAGGGGGCGGTCGTCCTCACCGGGCGGGCGCTGGACATCGCCGACGCCCCGTCGTTCTGGCCGGTCGTGTCCGCCCTGCGGGCGTACACCCGCACGGGCGCCGGCCCGGTCGCGCAGGCGTTCGGCGAGGCCCTCGACCGGCTCGACGACACCGGCGGCGGCGCCCGGGACCGGGTCGGGATGCTCGGGGAGCTGAGCTCGCTCGTCGGGCGGGCGGCCCGCACCGCGCCGGTGGTGCTCGCCGTCGACGACCTGCACTGGGCGGACCGCTCCACCCGCGACCTGTTCGCCTACCTGCTCGCCGGCCTGGGGACCGAGCCGGTCCTGCTCGTCGGCACCTACCGCGACGATCCCGCGGGTGGTGTCCCGGCCGCGCTGCTGCCGCTGGTCAGCGAGCTGCGCCGGCACCGGACGGTCACCTTCCGCCGGATCGAGCCGCTGACCCGCGCGGAGCTCGCCGAGCTGGTCCGGGTCTGGGTGCCGGACCGTCCGGACCTCGAACCGCTGGTGTGGAAGCACTCGAGCGGCAACGTCTTCCTCGCCGAGGAGACCGTCCGGGCGGTGCTCGACGGCGACCCGCACGGGGTGCCGCAGACGGTGCGGGAACTGGTCCGGGCCGGGACCGCGGCGTTGACCCCGCCCGCGCGGGACGTCGTGCGGGCGGTGGCAGCCGGGGTCGGCGACGTCGAGCACACGCTGCTCGCCGCCGTCGTCGACCGGCCGGGGGCGGAACTCGCGGCGGCGGTCCGGGAGACGGTCGAGGCCGGCCTGCTCGTCGTCACCGCCGGTGACGGCTACGCGTTGCGGCACGGCCTGATGACCGAGGTCGTCGCGGGTGACCTGTTGCCCGCCGAGCGGATCGAGCTGCACGGCCGGTACGCCCGTGCGCTCGCGGTCCGGGCCGGCAGGCCCGGTGCCGCGGCCCGGCTCGCCCACCACTGGCAGAAGGCCGGGCACCCGGAGCAGGCCCTCGAGGCCACCGTGGCGGCCGCGGAGGAGGCCGAACGGCTACGCGGCTACGCCGAGGCGCACCGGCACTGGCTGCGGGCCGCGACCCTGCCGGTCCCCGGCGCGGCGGCCGCGCACGGCGGCTACCTGGAGAAGGCGGCCGCCGCGGCCGAGCTCGCCGGCGACCACGACTCGGCGGTGGCGCTGCTGTCCGAGCGGCTCGCCGGGCCGGACGCGCCCACCGGGCTCGACGAGGCCGTCCTGCGGGCCCGGCTGGGCCGCTACCTGATGTCGGCGGGGCAGGCGGGGGAGGCGGAGGAGGCCTTCCGGCGCGCCGCGGCCGCCCTGCCCGAGGTCCCGTCCCCGGGCGAGGCCGACCCGTCCGACGCGGCCCGGGCCGAGGTGCTCGCCGGGTACGCGGCCGCGCTGCTGGAGCGGGCCGACTTCGCCGGGGCCCGCACGGTCGCCCAGCAGGCCCTCGCACCCGCCCGGCGGGTCGGCGAGCCCCGGGCCGTCGCGTCCGTGCTGGGGGTGCTCGGTTTCGGTGCCGCCTACACCCGCGACGGCGAGGCCGCCCTCGAGGCGCTGACCGAGGCGGTCGACGTCGCGGACTCGACCGGTGACCCGGTCACGCTGGGGGAGTGCCTGCTGCGCCGGGCCGAGCTGCTGTCCGGTCCGCTCAACGCCCTCGACGACGGCGTCGCCGCCGCCCGCGCCGGGGCCGAGCGGATGGCGCAGCTGGGGCTGGACCGCACGGCGTCGGTGTCCCTGCGCGCCCTGGCCGCCAACGCGCTGTTCCGCAAGGGCGCCTGGGACGAGGCGGAAGCCGAGGTGGCGTCCGCGTGGGCGGCGGCCCCGGCCGGCACCCCGATGATCGAGCTACGGCTGGCCAGGGCCCGGCTGCGGATGGGGCGCGGCGACCTCGACGGCTCCGAGGAGGATCTCGCCGCCGTGGAGCTGGTCGCCGGGTCGACCGGCCTGCCGAAGCTGCGGCTGCCGCTGCTCACGCTGCGGGCCGGCCTGGAGATGTGGCGCGGCCGCCCGGAGGCCGCGTTCGCCTACGTCGGCACCGGGCTGGACGTCGTCGAGTCCGGCATCGACGACGTCTGGGCGGTCGCCCCGCTGGTCTGGCACGGCGCCCGGGCCCATGCCGAGGCCTTCCTGGCCGGGCGGGCCCCGGACGCGAGCGAGCTGCGGCGGCTGCGCCGGCACCGCCGCGACCTGATCTCCCGCGGCGAGCGGTCCGATCCCGCGCTGCGGGGCGTGCTCGCAACCTACGAGGCCATGTGCGCCGCCGAGGACTCGCGGATCACCGCCGGCGCCGACCCCGGCACCTGGGGTGAGGTCGCCGACCTGCTGGAACGGCTCGGCCAGCCGTACCCGACGGCGTACGCCCGGCTGCGCAGCGCGGAGGCCCTGCTCGGTGGGCGGCGGGCGTCCGGCGCCGCGGAGCTGGAGCGTGCCGCCGCCGGGGCGCAGGCGTTGCGGGCCGCGCCGCTGCTGGCCGAGATCGCCGGGGTCGCCCGGCGGGCCCGGATCGCGGTGCCCGACATCCCGGCCGCCCCGCCGGCGACACCGGTCCCGGGATCGTCGTCGCCGGTGGACAACCCGCTCGGCACCCTGACCGACCGCGAGCTCGAGGTGCTCGAGGTGCTGGCCGCGGGGGCGACGAACAAGGAGATCGCGGCCACCCTGTTCATCGCCCCGAAGACGGTCGGGGCGCACCTCGCCCGGATCTTCGCCAAGCTCGGCGTGACCAACCGGACCCAGGCCGCCGGCGTGCTGCGGAAACACCTCCCGCAACCCGAGCGGGTGGATTAGGGCCCTGCCGGGGCCGGTCTAGGGCATTCGCCCGATGGCCGCCGCGCCGCTGTCGGCGAGGCTGGACACCTCGCCGAACCGCGCAGGAGGCCCCGGTGACCACCATGATCGAACGCCCGCCGGGCGGGACGGGCGCGCCGCCGTCCCGCGGTCGTGACCGGGTCACCGCGCTGCTCACGGTCGTCCCCGAGGACGTCGACGGCGTCATCGGCCAGCTGGAGGACCTGCAGGAGATCCTCGAGGACGAGTACGGCCGGCGGGACGGCGTGGCCTGCTTCAACCACTTCTACCTGCAGATCACCCGCGGCATCCGGGCCCAGCTCGACGACGACCAGGTCACCGACAGGGACTTCCTGGCCCGCCTCGACGTCGAGTTCGCCCGCCGCTACCTCCGCGTGCTGCTCACCGACGCCCGGGGCGGCACACCGCCGCGCGCCTGGCGCGTGCTGCTCGAGCGGCGGTCGTACCGGCGGATCGACCCCGTCGAGTTCGCGGTCGTCGGGGTCAACGCCCACGTCAACCTCGATCTGGCCCCGGCCGTGGTCCGGACGTGCACGGTCCTGGGCCGCAGCACGCCCGGACCGGCCGAGCGGGCCGACTACCGCACCGTGAACGACGTGTTCGCGCTGCACATGAACACCGTCGTCGAGCACTTCCAGGGATGGCTCGGCGACTCCATCGACGGCACGATCGCCGAGCAGCTGATCGGCGCCGTCGCTGACGTCCCGTTGGTGCTGGCCCGCGAGGTCGCATGGCGGCAGGCCCTCGAGCTCTGGGACCGGCGGTCACGGCCGACCGAGTACGAGCGCGAGGTCGACGCCCTCGACCGGCGGACGGCGCTCATCGGGCGGGGGCTCCTCACGTTGGGAGCCTTGCGATGACACCCGTCCGTGTGGGGGACGGGCGGGTGTCATCGTCCCGGGTCGCGGGCGTCGCGGGGTCGCCCGCGACCGGGACGGTGCTCATCCTCGACGACCACGAGCTCGTCGGGTCCTCGCTGGCGGCCGCCCTGCGGTACGACGGCGAGCCGGCCCACTTCCGGCCGGCCCACTCGGTCCTCGACGTTCACGAGGCCGTCCGCGGTGTCGAGCCCGGGCTGCTGGTGCTCGACCTGGACCTCGGCCGCGACGCGCGCGGGCGCCGGGTCGACACCATCCCGCTGATCCCGGGGCTGCGGGCCGCCGGGTGGCGCATCCTGGTGCTGTCGGGCAGCTCGAACCCACTGCGGATCGGCGCGGCCCTGCACCACGGCGGTTTCACCTGGGTCTCCAAGGCGGCGTCGATGCCGGCGCTGATCGCGGGGATCCGGGAGGCCCGGGCCGGCCGGTCGCTGCTGCCGGCGGCCCGGCGTGAGGAGCTGATCCGGCGCTACCTCGAGTGGGACCGCAGGCAGCGGGCGATCCGCGACAGGCTCGCCACGCTCACCCGGCGCGAGCGCGAGGTGCTCGACCTGCTCGCCCGCGGCATGCGCGCCCAGGCGATCGCGAACCACTTCGTCGTGTCCCTGCCGACCGTCCGGACCCAGATCAGGGCCGTGCTCGCGAAGCTCGATGTGGGGTCGCAGCTGGAGGCCGTCGCCCTGGTGCGGAGCCTCGACTCCCGGGACGACACCCCCGACGTTCCGGAGCGGGGCGTGCGGTAGTCTTCTCCGTGCCCCGCGAGGGGCGGCCGGGACGTGGCGCAGCTTGGTAGCGCACTTGACTGGGGGTCAAGGGGTCGCAGGTTCAAATCCTGTCGTCCCGACGGTCGAAATGGCTGGTCAGGGCCGGTTTCCGTGGACAACGGGGCCGGCCCTTACTGGTCGGTAGGGCCGCTCAGTCAAGGTTTGGTCAAGCTCCCGCCCCGGAAAGCCCCAGAATCCCGCTCAACCGGGCCCCGGCTGCCTCGTGCTGCCCTGGCATCGAGTGCGCGTACACACTCGCCGTGATCGTGGGCGAGGAGTGCCCGGCCAGCTCCTGGACGACCTTGATCGGAGTGCCGTCGGCGAGGGCAAGGGACACCGCGGTGTGCCTCAGGTCGTGCAGGCGGATCACCGGCACGTCGGCAGCCTTGCACAGCACCTCGAACCTGTCGGAGAAGTGCTCAGGGTGCGGTGGCCGGCCGTCGTCGCGTACGACGACGTAGCCGGTCTCCTGCCAGTGCGGCCCGCACGCGAGCCGGGCTTCCATCTGGTGCTTCCGGTGCTCCCGCAGCAGCCCGACGAGCCCGGGGTCCAGGTGGATCGTGCGGCGCCCCGCGGCCGTCTTCGGCTCCGAAGTTTCAACCTTGCCGCCGACGCTGACCCGCGTGTGCACGATCCGCAGCGTCCCAGCGTCCAGGTCAACGTCCTGCCACCGCAGGCCAGCCACCTCACCGCGCCGCAGCCCTCGGGCGAGGAACAGCGCCCACGCCACGTACAGCGGGTCATCGGCAACGAAGGTGAGGAACTTCTGCGCCTCCGCCGCTGTCCAACACCGCATCTCCCGCTTCACCGCCCCGGGCCGGTCGACCAGTCCGGCGACGTTCCGGCTGACGTAGCCGGCCCGCTGAGCGTGATCGAGCGCCTGCCGCAGCACGCCGTATGCGACCTGACACGAACGCCCGGACAGCGGCCGACCACCCTTGCCGCCGCGGTCAGCAAGGTCCCGCAACATCCGCTCCACGTCCGCCGGGACGAGCGCGACCAGCCGCACCCCACCGATCGCCGGGATGATCCACGACCGCACCACGGCCTCGTACTGGCCGATCGTGGTCGACCGCCGTGGCGTGCCGGAGCGGGTGGCGCCGGTACGGACCGCCGGCAACCACACGTCGACCAGGAACCCACCCACGGTCATCTTCTTGTCCGTGGGCTCGGCGTAGGTGCCGTCCGCGATGCCGGCCAACACCTCGCTCAGGTGCCGCTGAGCGTCCCGCTTGCGCAGGAACCCGCCCTTGCTCCGCTGCCGACGTCGGCCGGTAGACGGGTCGGTGGCCCACCAGTACACCGTCCACCGTGGACGCTTCTCGGTGCCCCGGTTGCGGATCGTGCCTCTCATGATTGCGCCTTCCTCGCTGCGTACCGCCGTCGCGCATCGGCCCGTCGTTCCTCGGCCTGTAGCGCGTCCGTCAGCAGCATGATCGCTCCGGCGTTCTGATTCACCCGTCGTCGCTCGGCGTAGGCGCGGACGGCGTCCCGCAGTTCCGGCCGGCACCGGATGTACAGCACCACGTCTGCCACATCGTCGTCATCGGGCATGGCCCAATGCTAGCGCACCGCTAGCACAACCACCAGGTGCTAAGCCGCTGACCTGGGGTGGCCGATTTTAGTTGACACTCGCCGGACTGGCGAAACCAGAGTCGGGCGAGCGACAATAGAGGTGTGACGAGCACCCTGTCCGCCAGCAACCGCATCGACCCGCAGCGGTTCCTCACCATGGCCGAGGTCGCCGCAGAGCTGCGCGTTTCCCGCCGCACGATCGAGCGGCACGTCCGGGAAGGCACCATCCGGGCCATCCGGCTCGGGCGTCTCCGGCGGGTGCCCGCCAGCGAGATCGTCCGCCTCCGCGCCAGTGCCGGCAGCGGCTGACACCCCCGCACCCAGACGCGCACGCGCCGACGCCCCGCGGACGGAGCACCGCGCACAGATTGGCCCCGGTGATCTCGCCCAATCACCGGGGCCGGAACAGGATCATCAATGCCACCGCGGCACCACCCGCAGCCCGGCCAGGATAGCGCGGCCTGTCGCGACGACCAGCCCAGCTTGCTCGACATCGTCGAACCGGACACCACCACCGACAAGCCCGGCCGCGACACGGCCGAGCAGGGCACCGACGCGTGGTGGACCGACACGGCGATGAGGGCCATCCGGCGGCTCGCCGCGACCGGTAGGCCGTTCACCGCGTACGACGTGTCCGATCTCGGCGTCGTTGATCCCGATCACCCGGGCAGGTGGGGCGCACTGTTCGCCCGTGCCTCCCGCGAGGGTCTGATCACCTGCATCGGCGCCGAAGCATCCCGCCGACCCTCGCGGGCATCCGGCCTCTGTCGGCGATGGCGAGGGGTGGCACCATGACCGACACTGACCCGTGGGCCGAGACCAATCCGTCCACCGACGCCATCCGGTACGGGCGCCGCGCGCCGACGTTCGTCCCCGTGCCCGAGTGGATCGTCTGTGCTGGACTCAACGCGCAGGCTCTGGCGCTATACACCGTCCTGCTCGCACACGTGAACCGCGTCCGGGGCGACGGTGCGGCATGGCCTGGACAGGATGCACTCGCCGAGCTGCTCGGCTACACCAACCGGAAGACCATCTCCCGCTACCTGCCTGAGCTGACCGCGATCGGCGCTGTCGAGGTCACGACACAGACGCTCAAGACCGGCCGACGGAACGTCTACACGGTCAACGAACTGCCGCCCGACGAGTACACCGGCCCGCGCTCGCTCACCGCGTTCTACGCGACTAGGACTGAGCCAGTTGGGGGAACGTCCCCTCCAGGGGACGATGGGTCGTCCTCGCTAGGGGACAACGGGTCGTCCCCTACAAGGGACATGAATCAGAGGAACCGAACCAGAGGAACCGAACCAGACGAAGGAACCTCTGGCGACGCTTCCCCAGCGGGGGGTCATCGCGCAAGCGCGCTGACCGCAACGAAGGTCATCTACACGCCTCGTGGATTCGATCAGTGGGCTGAGGACTGCGACGCGATCCAGTACCTCGTAGCTGCCGCCATCAAGACCATGACCACCGCCGGTCTCGCCCCGCATCACGACGCTGCCGATGCAATCGGGCGCACGCTTACCGGGCTTGCCGAACGCGGTCACTCACGGGCCGACCTCGCGGCCTACGTCGAGCAGTGGGTGAACGAAGCAGGCACCACCCGTGGAGCCGGATGGCTCGCATCGGTTCTCCAGTCACCACCGACCTCGAACGGTACCGACCCCGACAAGTGTCCTTTCTGACCCCACACGGGAGAACCCATGATCGTCTGCAACACCTGCAACTGGGCCGAGGCCGAGCCCGGGGCTGAGGACTGTCGCGAGTGCCACCGGATGCTCACCGAGCACGTGGTCCCGACCCCGTGCGCGACCTGCGGTCAGGTCGCGTCGGCGCGCCGGGACGCTGATCCGGCCTCGGTGCGGTGCTGGTCATGCCGCGACGGGATCACGGCCGCACCGCTGGTGGTGCCCCGGCCCGCGCCCACCGGCGGGGAGCAGCTCGACCAGTGGGTCGGGAGCGAACCATGGACGTGATCGACGCCAGCACCTTGCGCGGAGTGATCCTCGCGCCCGACCCCGGCGGCGAGTGGGAACCGATCGAGCTGGCCGCGACATCGCCCGGACCGACCGACGCCCTGACGGTCGCGATCGAGTCCAGCGGTCCGGACCGCGCCGGACGGATTGCACGCGCCCTGCGTGAGCGCGGTTTCCACCCGGCCGTTGCCGCCGTCGTCGCCGCCTACGCCGGTCCGCACGACGATGCGCGACGTGCTCTCCGCGTCGCCGGCCGCCTGGACCTCGCCGATGCCCGCTCGGCGCTCGCCGGCCTCACCGCCCCCGCACCCCGCACACGGAAGGAAGCCACGATGACCGACTACCGCGTTCACGTTCCCGGCACCGGCCGGACCTTCGACGCCCGCACCGGCGCCGAGATCACGCCGGCCCAGCGGGCACACCCGGCCCGGTCGATCGGCCTCGCCTACGAGCAGGGCTACGGACTCCCGGCCGATGACCCGGGGGAGTGGGGGCCGATCCCCGACACCGAGGTCCGCGATCGGCACGGCCGGCTGATCGACCCGCCCACGCCGCCCGAGGCAGGCAACGTCGCGGCCCGGCCCCCGAGCGACGAGACGATCCGGCAGGTGCAGTGGCTGCGTCGGGAGTACCCGCACCTGTACGACTCCGGCCTCAGTGATCACGACCTGGCCAAGGACATGCTCGCCAGCCGGCCGATCATCGGCGGCGCGTTCGATCGGTCCGGCCAGCCCACCGCCCCGGCCGCCGTCGGGATGGCGATCGGTGGGTACGAGACCAACGATCGCCAGTTCTGCCGGGCCGGCGAGACCGAGATCGAGCGTCAGCAGCGGATCGCCGCGGCCGACTCGCAGAACCACGAGATCCAGGAGGCCCGGCGCTGGGCTGCGAAGTACACCGCCGAGCTCGGCCTCTGATCGATCAGAGAAGGGAGTGATCGCAATGGGTGGCAAGCCGAACCCGGGCACGCCGAAGGACAGGCGCCTGCGCGAGAACAAGCCCGCGCCGAAGAAGCGCGGTACGGCGTCCTCGTCGGGGAAGTCCGGCAGCTCGACGCGGAAGAAGTGATCGGCCCGGGGTCAACGTCGCCGGCCGACGCCGAACTCGGAGGCGTCGGACCCGGAATCGAAAGGGCCCTTGCTCGGCCTTCCTTCCGCCGGGCACGGCGGACTCTCCTCTGCCGCTCGGGCGCCTGCCCCGACCCCGTCCCGGCCGGGCCTCACCTCTCCTCGGGGAGCGCCCGGCCGGGACCTCCCGCCGATAGACTCGAACATGGTTTCGACACAACCCGACCGATCGGCAGCTCACCGGTGGCCACCACGATCCGTAGCCCACGAACCGAGGGCGACCCATCGAACCCCGTGGACGACCGACATCCGTCGTGGTCGTGTCGAGCGTGGGACCCGCACCTCGCTCGGATGCTGCGCATCGCCCGCCGCGCCGCCGGCCTCACCCAGCGCGACGTGGCCGCGCTCATGGGCTGCAACCGGGTCACGATCGCCCGGCTGGAAGGCGGCACCCGGGCGCCCAGCCGCCTGTTCGCCGGCCAGCTCGCCGCGGTCCTGCACCTCGACAACGGCCAGCGGGCCGCGCTGCTCGCCGGCGCCCGACCGACCAGCCCGTACCGGACCCACCGTGGAGATCAGCCCGGATGAGCCTCGTCCAACGCGGTACCGCCCACCGACCGGACGCCGACGATCAGCCCGCGCCGCCCAAGCCCGTCCGGCTGCCCGCCTGGCAGCGCGACGAGATCACCCACCGGGCCCGGATCACCGGCCAGCGCCCGACCGAGATCCTGACTGCGCTCGTTGCCTACGCCCTGAACGAGCTACCGCCCGGGTGGCGCCCGTAGCACGGTGGAGGGGGCGGCCGGTGCCCTTGCCCGGCGCCCGGCCGCCGTGCGCCCCGAGGTCCACCCACGGGTGCGGCACCGACACTACCGCGCACGATCCCGCCGTCCGGAGCGTGACAAGTGCGTGACACGCATGGTCCACATGCCATCTGACCTGCGCATCTCTGCGCCCCATCTGATACCGGGTCAAACGGTCCGACGGTCAGGTCGACGAGCGATCTCGCGACGGGATCTCGTCGTCCGCAGGACGGCGGACCGGTGGAAGGGGGCTCAGGCCCCCCTGCTCGACCGTCGCGAACCGCTCGCGCGCCGACTGGCGGGTCACGCCCAGCATCGTCGCGATCTGGCCCCAGCTCCGCCCGTTCGCCCGCGCCGCCGCTACCGCCTCGGCAACCTCGGCCTCAGCCTCGGCGCTGGCCACCACGGCCCGGCCCAGCCGACGCAAGTCGGACGCATCCGATCCCGGCGCCGAGACCTCCGCCGGGTCCAGCGCGTCCAACGCCTGCTCGGTCTCCCGAGCGGCACGCCGCAACTGCTCCACTGTGCGGGGCACGGTCATCACCTCTCAGAGCTGGTCATAGAACTTGCGTCGCAGCGGCATCGCATGGATCACCACGGGCAGTTCGTCTTCGTCGTCATCGAGCACCACCACTTCCAGCAGGCGCCCGATCCGATCGCCGCCGATGTAGAGATCCCGGTCACCACCCGCAACGATCCGTAGGGCGTTCCGCACCGCGTGCTCGATGTCAGCGTCAGCGATCCCGTGCTTCCGGGCGCTGTCCGCAATCTCCACCCTGACAGGGTAACCTGTCATTGGCAACATCGGGCCGGACAGAGTTCCGGCGCTGTGGATCTTCGCAGTAGAGTCCCGCGCCATGACCCCGCCCGACGAACCTGCCGGTCAGGACCCGACCGCCGTCGCCGCCCAATACGATCTGGCCGCCGCGCTCGAACGGCACACTCATGCCATCGAGAAGCTCGTCGACGCCCTCGACACACACGTCAGCGTCATGGCCGGCATGCCCGCCACCTTGGAGGCGCACACCACGGCGATGCAGGACCACCGCGGCGCGATGGACAATCTGGCCAACGCGATCACCGACCACATCGGCGCCATCCGCGAACTCGACTGACCGGCGCCTACCAGCCCGCATAGCTCCAGCACTGCCGGACCAGCGGCCGGCGGGCCATCGCGACGAGCCTGCAGCTCATCGCGGTGAAACGGGTCCTCTGATCGGAGATCACACGGATCGGCTTGGCGTGAGACCCCTGGACGCCACGACCTGGCCTGCCGCCCTACTCGGCGGCAGCAGCCTTCCGGCCTGCTGTGGTGATCTGCGCCGCGAACGCTCGCGCCTGGCTCGCTTTCGCCTGCTCGACCTGCACGGACCACTGGAAGTCCGGGCCGTCCACCACGAGCCACGTTTCCCGGGTGTCCACCTTCTTCTGCCACCCGTGGGCACCCGGGATCGCAGTCCGCGTTAACGTCGCCCGACCCGACACGCCACCTGTGTTGTCCA
It contains:
- a CDS encoding helix-turn-helix transcriptional regulator; its protein translation is MLRIARRAAGLTQRDVAALMGCNRVTIARLEGGTRAPSRLFAGQLAAVLHLDNGQRAALLAGARPTSPYRTHRGDQPG
- a CDS encoding sigma-70 family RNA polymerase sigma factor codes for the protein MTVPRTVEQLRRAARETEQALDALDPAEVSAPGSDASDLRRLGRAVVASAEAEAEVAEAVAAARANGRSWGQIATMLGVTRQSARERFATVEQGGLSPLPPVRRPADDEIPSRDRSST